From Pseudothermotoga thermarum DSM 5069, a single genomic window includes:
- a CDS encoding HD domain-containing phosphohydrolase has translation MKRTTVILMLLAINCFVLSIHVKVGIYSNPPQVDLVDGKPMGLYVEAIEKMAQKYDWNVEYVYDSFANLLDKLLKKEIDIMTSIAYTEERAKLYAFNNHALLLNWGVVCSRQVVTSLFQLDKKRIAVVPRDVYATALRKMLTEFNLTAEYIEVLDYGHGLKLVKEGNADVTVVSRIFAVLNASKYDLQIGTVVFSPVELRFAFPKDSEKTPTLIQQIDEYLAELKSDEKAYNELLGRYLGTVVEKRFIPKWLVWLLIGLGAAGFLLWLWNRTLESAVRKRTKELNEALKELEASSEEIRAMNQQLTATNEELEAQSEELKAVNEELEKVLGQLEKSLERFTDSLDKISNVIICEDEELEDQIKSLIKIALDREDVEIVKAAKNDENSLRFKLGKDFSLVVNRSENLTIPQIEALNTLAKLLRILLEVREYLKEKEEFSKKVINVLLETLRLHESHTAEHAKRLAEFSKQLALKLGLDREKAELVGWAALVHDIGKLAVDKDILNKPGTLTKEEYEKVKVHPVIGAELLKMGGLEEIARIVKYHHERYDGNGYPEGLKGEEIPIESRILCVIDAFDAMTSDRPYRKAMTVEQAVEELKKNSGTQFDPKVVEAFLELIKQNTQ, from the coding sequence ATGAAAAGAACAACTGTCATTCTTATGTTGCTGGCTATCAATTGTTTTGTTCTTTCCATACATGTTAAAGTGGGGATCTACAGCAATCCTCCGCAAGTTGATTTGGTCGATGGTAAACCAATGGGTTTGTACGTTGAGGCTATCGAAAAGATGGCGCAAAAGTACGACTGGAACGTAGAATATGTGTACGACAGTTTTGCAAACTTACTCGACAAACTCTTGAAAAAAGAAATAGACATAATGACTTCAATAGCATATACCGAAGAAAGAGCAAAACTTTACGCGTTCAACAATCATGCTTTGTTGCTGAACTGGGGAGTTGTTTGTTCACGCCAGGTTGTGACCAGCTTGTTTCAGCTCGATAAGAAAAGAATTGCTGTGGTACCTCGAGATGTGTACGCTACCGCTTTGCGAAAAATGCTTACTGAATTCAATCTTACGGCGGAATATATCGAAGTCTTAGATTATGGACACGGTCTTAAGTTGGTCAAAGAAGGCAACGCCGATGTAACGGTTGTAAGTAGGATCTTTGCTGTTCTCAATGCTTCAAAGTACGATCTTCAAATAGGAACTGTTGTTTTCTCGCCTGTCGAGCTTCGGTTTGCTTTCCCAAAAGACTCCGAAAAAACACCAACTTTGATTCAACAAATAGACGAATACCTTGCAGAACTGAAAAGCGATGAGAAAGCCTACAATGAACTACTTGGAAGATACCTTGGCACCGTCGTTGAAAAAAGGTTTATCCCAAAGTGGTTGGTATGGCTTTTGATTGGTCTTGGTGCAGCTGGTTTTTTGCTTTGGTTGTGGAACAGAACTCTTGAATCAGCCGTGAGGAAAAGGACGAAAGAGCTGAACGAAGCGTTGAAAGAGTTAGAAGCAAGTTCTGAAGAGATAAGAGCGATGAACCAGCAACTGACAGCGACAAACGAAGAACTTGAAGCGCAATCTGAAGAGTTGAAGGCTGTGAACGAAGAGTTGGAAAAGGTACTTGGTCAACTGGAAAAGTCGCTGGAAAGGTTTACAGATTCTTTGGACAAAATTTCAAACGTCATAATTTGTGAAGATGAAGAGCTGGAAGATCAAATAAAATCGTTGATAAAGATAGCGCTTGATCGAGAAGATGTGGAAATAGTCAAGGCTGCTAAGAACGATGAAAATTCTTTGCGCTTTAAGTTGGGAAAAGATTTCTCACTGGTTGTGAACAGGTCAGAAAATTTAACTATCCCCCAGATTGAAGCACTCAACACACTGGCAAAGCTGTTGAGAATACTTCTTGAGGTAAGAGAGTATTTGAAAGAAAAAGAAGAGTTCAGCAAGAAGGTTATAAATGTTTTGCTGGAAACTTTGAGGTTGCACGAATCACACACAGCAGAACATGCCAAGAGGTTGGCGGAGTTTTCAAAACAACTGGCTTTAAAGCTTGGTTTGGACAGAGAAAAAGCAGAGCTGGTTGGTTGGGCTGCATTGGTGCATGACATAGGTAAGCTTGCCGTTGACAAAGACATATTGAACAAACCAGGGACGTTGACGAAGGAAGAGTACGAAAAGGTGAAAGTTCATCCAGTGATAGGGGCAGAGTTGTTGAAGATGGGAGGACTTGAAGAGATAGCAAGGATAGTGAAGTATCATCATGAAAGGTATGATGGAAATGGATATCCAGAAGGTTTGAAGGGAGAAGAGATACCGATAGAATCAAGGATCTTGTGCGTGATAGATGCTTTTGATGCGATGACATCGGATAGGCCGTACAGGAAGGCAATGACGGTTGAACAAGCAGTTGAAGAGCTTAAGAAAAACAGCGGAACACAGTTTGATCCGAAAGTTGTAGAAGCATTTTTGGAATTGATAAAACAGAATACCCAGTAA
- a CDS encoding nucleotidyltransferase family protein, producing MESFGVSEIGVFGSFARKANNRNSDIDILVDFQIGMKTFDNFMNLKFYLEDLFGRKVDLVTKSALKPRMRDVVLKEVIYA from the coding sequence ATTGAAAGTTTTGGTGTATCTGAGATAGGAGTTTTCGGTTCTTTCGCAAGAAAGGCGAACAATCGTAACAGCGATATAGATATCTTAGTTGACTTTCAAATTGGTATGAAAACATTCGACAATTTTATGAATCTAAAATTCTACCTTGAAGACCTTTTTGGCAGAAAGGTTGATCTTGTCACAAAATCTGCTCTAAAACCAAGAATGCGCGATGTCGTATTGAAGGAAGTGATTTATGCCTAA
- a CDS encoding sigma factor: MTYEKPQTLEEAFEKFSPFLFKLAKTTWQKHRHRITSYDDLIQSIRYLFIYAYKMHDPAKGPFKAYMKTIVTQKLKHMLAGGNPPWCKESPFTFLKQRKIDCIYLEDEDVLDSLCQKQM; encoded by the coding sequence ATGACGTACGAAAAACCACAAACTTTAGAAGAAGCTTTCGAAAAGTTCTCCCCATTCTTGTTCAAACTTGCAAAAACCACTTGGCAAAAACACAGGCACAGAATAACATCTTACGACGATCTAATTCAATCGATTCGTTATCTTTTCATCTACGCTTACAAGATGCACGATCCAGCTAAAGGACCTTTCAAAGCCTATATGAAAACTATTGTTACACAAAAGCTCAAACACATGCTTGCTGGAGGAAATCCTCCATGGTGCAAAGAAAGTCCCTTCACCTTCTTAAAACAAAGAAAAATCGATTGCATTTATCTTGAAGACGAAGATGTGCTAGACAGCCTCTGTCAAAAGCAAATGTAA